Proteins found in one Terribacillus sp. DMT04 genomic segment:
- a CDS encoding thiamine diphosphokinase: MSAKLSIGIVGGSGNLPDLNPAAHTIWIGADAGALALASAGIRMNFAVGDFDSVSEEELEIIKQYADEVNVYPPEKDETDFELAIRQAKEIKADEVVVYGVTGGRLDHELINIQMLYRLLDSFSRAIIVDRQNSVQMHRPGTYPIEQDQNYRYISFLSFSEQVTGLTLTGFKYPLTDAGIQWGETLSISNELVAQTGTYSFVTGIVIIIKSKDVQKLQR, translated from the coding sequence ATGAGCGCCAAGCTTAGTATTGGTATTGTCGGCGGTTCGGGAAACCTGCCTGACCTGAATCCAGCTGCGCATACAATATGGATTGGAGCAGATGCCGGTGCATTAGCACTGGCATCTGCTGGTATTCGAATGAATTTTGCTGTTGGTGATTTCGATTCGGTATCAGAAGAGGAGCTAGAGATAATCAAGCAATACGCTGACGAAGTAAATGTCTATCCTCCTGAGAAAGATGAAACAGATTTCGAGCTTGCTATTCGGCAAGCGAAGGAGATAAAAGCGGATGAGGTCGTTGTTTACGGCGTTACTGGCGGGCGCCTTGATCACGAGCTGATCAATATTCAAATGCTTTACCGCCTGCTGGACAGCTTCTCTCGTGCTATCATCGTCGATAGACAAAATAGTGTACAGATGCATCGGCCAGGTACATATCCTATTGAACAAGATCAAAACTACCGTTATATATCATTTCTTTCATTTTCTGAGCAAGTTACTGGTCTAACCTTGACCGGATTTAAATATCCTTTAACAGATGCCGGCATCCAATGGGGGGAGACGCTGTCCATCTCGAATGAGCTTGTTGCACAAACTGGTACTTATTCTTTTGTTACAGGCATAGTAATAATCATAAAGAGCAAGGATGTACAAAAGCTACAACGTTAG
- a CDS encoding Asp23/Gls24 family envelope stress response protein, translating into MSFHLTTEDGNITIATDVIATLAGSAAEKCYGIVGMASRHQLRDGIAEILRRENYSKGIVVTQADNKVQIDLHIIVSYGTKISEVAHNVQSQVKYTLDRALGVLTSSVNIYIQGVSVSAD; encoded by the coding sequence ATGAGCTTTCATCTTACTACGGAAGATGGGAATATAACAATTGCGACGGATGTAATCGCGACATTGGCTGGAAGTGCTGCGGAAAAATGCTACGGCATCGTCGGTATGGCTTCCAGACATCAATTACGTGACGGAATAGCAGAAATTCTTCGCAGGGAAAACTATTCTAAAGGAATAGTTGTCACCCAGGCGGACAACAAGGTCCAGATCGACTTGCATATTATCGTAAGCTATGGAACGAAAATATCGGAGGTTGCGCATAATGTGCAATCCCAAGTGAAGTATACATTGGATCGGGCATTGGGCGTGCTGACAAGCTCTGTAAACATTTATATACAAGGCGTCAGCGTTTCTGCAGACTAA
- the rpmB gene encoding 50S ribosomal protein L28, with product MGRKCVITGRTTRSGNARSHAMNANKRTWKANVQKVRILVDGKPKKVYVSARALKKGNIERV from the coding sequence ATGGGACGCAAATGTGTAATCACTGGACGTACTACTCGTTCTGGAAATGCTCGTTCTCATGCCATGAACGCTAATAAACGTACTTGGAAAGCAAACGTTCAAAAAGTTCGCATTCTTGTTGATGGTAAACCTAAAAAAGTTTATGTATCAGCTCGTGCACTTAAAAAAGGTAACATCGAACGCGTATAA
- the spoVM gene encoding stage V sporulation protein SpoVM: MKFYTFKLPRFIGGFVRVIIGTFKKD, encoded by the coding sequence ATGAAATTTTATACCTTTAAACTCCCGAGGTTCATCGGTGGCTTTGTTCGCGTCATTATCGGCACATTCAAGAAAGATTAG